From one Papio anubis isolate 15944 chromosome 12, Panubis1.0, whole genome shotgun sequence genomic stretch:
- the LOC103881542 gene encoding olfactory receptor 491, translated as MGIGNHTTVTEFIILGLTEDPTLRDIFFVIFLGIYIVTLIGNIGIITLIRSCSQLHTPMYLFLSHLAFVDIGLSTVVTPIMLMGFLRHGVALPVTSCEAQLYSVVMFGTSECFLLATMAYDRYVAICSPLVYSTYLSPRVCILLVVACYLGGCVNASTFTSCLLSLSFCGPNHIDHFFCDFSPLLKLSCSDISIPEMIPSISSGSIIVVTVFVIAISYIYILITILKMRSNEGRHKAFSTCTSHLTAVTLYYGTITFIYVMPKSSYSTSQNTLISLSYTVVIPITNPFIYSLRNRDVKEALRKATVRIYS; from the coding sequence ATGGGGATTGGAAACCATACCACAGTGACAGAGTTTATTATTTTGGGGTTAACTGAGGATCCTACACTTCGTGACATCTTCTTTGTGATATTTCTAGGAATCTACATTGTCACCTTAATAGGCAATATCGGCATAATCACTTTAATAAGAAGCTGTTCCCAGCTTCACACTCCCATGTACCTGTTCCTCAGCCACTTGGCTTTTGTGGACATAGGGCTGTCCACAGTAGTCACACCTATAATGCTTATGGGATTCCTAAGACATGGAGTGGCCCTCCCTGTTACTAGCTGTGAAGCCCAGCTCTATTCTGTAGTCATGTTTGGGACGTCTGAATGCTTCCTACTGGCGACCATGGCCTATGATCGCTATGTGGCCATCTGCTCACCCCTGGTGTACTCCACCTACTTGTCCCCCAGAGTCTGCATCCTCTTAGTGGTGGCTTGCTACCTGGGTGGATGTGTGAATGCCTCAACATTTACTAGTTGTTTATTGAGTCTGTCTTTCTGTGGACCAAATCATATAGATCATTTTTTCTGTGATTTCTCTCCTTTGTTGAAACTTTCCTGCTCAGATATCTCCATTCCTGAAATGATACCTTCCATCTCTTCTGGATCTATCATTGTGGTCACAGTATTTGTTATAGCCATCTCCTACATCTACATCCTCATCACCATCCTGAAGATGCGCTCCAACGAGGGGCGCCACAAGGCTTTCTCCACCTGCACCTCCCACCTCACAGCGGTTACTCTCTACTATGGAACGATTACCTTCATTTATGTGATGCCCAAGTCCAGCTACTCAACTAGCCAGAACACATTGATATCTCTGTCCTACACAGTGGTAATCCCCATAACGAACCCCTTTATCTATAGTCTGAGGAACAGAGATGTAAAGGAGGCACTAAGAAAGGCAACTGTCAGAATATATTCTTAG